From a single Athene noctua chromosome 2, bAthNoc1.hap1.1, whole genome shotgun sequence genomic region:
- the LOC141957159 gene encoding uncharacterized protein LOC141957159 isoform X1 — MNTASASESGSYSTNHTRPFFYAQPTAQQPFPNPWYLSHAYSPYCVPAPGFRSGNPYFPFYSVALHEYPGYFVPQHPMHARINRRPYFNAPSPSPVFYYATRFRHYSPSGKKTETKETQTDPRQPENKQKKHQDIHTETKGCDAGGMACVSSGIGTETENTSEKQDLSGSSIVVDREFCNKSPSSSTQYRNLPTRSYAFEKEEVRIEYGNGSPAIQLWKSFKETIPLYDVASGKPVPENIVQHDLFSVSSCEGMIYGPHEGEKMVPGASLDERKALLASKQGVETVQEKEVQNNEVKLDAEKQANTSQWAKSHPGETMAMQITELARSVSVDQPVVRQDGGVAKQSSSKKSTGSKTSQDEPSFIQQAGLLPSSTEVMNDLSFQQKKMNLSHSATHGSQTDKSIWCDESMEKYVPSNSWLAHLDSMDTNYNYDLCLPQGKRQSVLSLSSDDMSSGEECSSTDNVAVSYIVPDYVLQKSTYNFQKSMEGLEKEKIESGGALNEDEVVGREQMNSLSDQDVKNSSTMKIKEASSKGRKLGALPRTSSQKKINILKKKTAKSLSEVEDSEEYSVRGEEEDEEDDDDINEIEYFFQEATPYGILMPSKGSFYQIGQRVLWKPPKNAVPAQLISWPAQEKIKTRSGLGENIGVVYKPKEKEQDEVAYSDYGYYGRKRPTVRREGLEHQQTLQKFLEGRLLRENVGMSLEEYWIRSGAKPKFTSQTRGSLSPPAKSKEQGCPPLVKPKKKRIGKPPSKRRDTRCEMEEVWEMPKSSICKGHGTRKCLHKRR; from the exons atgaatactgCTTCAGCTTCAGAAAGTGGATCATATTCCACAAACCACACAAGACCCTTTTTTTATGCACAGCCAACAGCACAGCAGCCTTTTCCAAATCCATGGTACCTCAGCCATGCATACAGTCCGTACTGTGTACCTGCGCCAG GCTTCCGAAGTGGAAATccatattttccattttactCTGTTGCGCTCCATGAGTACCCTGGATATTTTGTTCCACAGCATCCAATGCATGCAAGAATTAACAGAAGGCCTTATTTTAATGCTCCCTCACCTTCCCCTGTGTTTTATTATGCAACAAGATTTAGACACTATAGTCCCTCTGGGAAAAAAACggagacaaaagaaacacagaCTGATCCTAGACAgcctgaaaacaagcaaaaaaagcatCAGGATATTCATACAGAAACGAAAGGTTGTGATGCAGGAGGTATGGCCTGTGTTTCTTCTGGTATAGgtacagaaactgaaaatacttCAGAGAAACAAGATTTATCTGGATCTTCCATTGTGGTAGATAGAGAGTTTTGTAACAAGAGCCCTTCCAGCTCTACACAGTATAGAAATCTTCCTACTAGAAGCTATGCCTTTGAGAAGGAAGAAGTGAGGATAGAATACGGAAATGGCTCTCCAGCTATTCAGTTGTGGAAGTCCTTTAAAGAAACTATCCCTTTGTATGATGTGGCAAGTGGGAAACCAGTCCCAGAGAATATAGTGCAGCATGACTTATTTTCTGTTAGTTCATGTGAAGGAATGATATATGGCCCTCATGAAGGGGAGAAAATGGTGCCGGGAGCTTCCTTAGATGAGAGAAAAGCTCTTCTTGCCTCAAAGCAGGGTGTTGAAACTGTTCAAGAAAAAGAGGTCCAAAATAATGAAGTGAAGCTGGATGCAGAAAAGCAGGCAAATACAAGTCAATGGGCAAAATCCCACCCAGGTGAAACCATGGCAATGCAGATCACGGAGCTGGCAAGATCTGTGAGTGTAGATCAACCAGTGGTGCGACAGGATGGGGGAGTAGCTAAGCAATCTAGCTCTAAAAAATCTACAGGCTCAAAAACTTCTCAAGACGAGCCCAGCTTTATTCAGCAAGCAGGACTACTTCCATCTAGTACGGAGGTAATGAACGACTtgagttttcagcagaaaaagatGAATCTAAGCCACAGTGCAACCCATGGAAGCCAAACAGATAAAAGTATTTGGTGTGACGAATCAATGGAGAAGTATGTTCCCTCTAACAGTTGGCTGGCTCATTTGGACAGTATGGACACAAACTACAACTATGACCTTTGTTTGCCACAAGGGAAACGTCAAAGTGTACTCAGTCTTTCTTCTGATGACATGTCCTCTGGAGAAGAATGCTCATCAACTGATAATGTTGCAGTGTCTTATATTGTCCCTGACTATGTGCTTCAGAAAAGCACGTATAATTTCCAAAAAAGTATGGAGGGcttagagaaagagaaaatagaaagtgGTGGGGCCCTTAATGAAGATGAAGTGGTAGGAAGGGAGCAGATGAACAGCTTGAGTGATCAAGATGTCAAAAACTCTTCAACCATGAAGATTAAAGAGGCTTCCAGTAAAGGTAGAAAGCTGGGGGCCCTTCCTAGAACTTctagtcagaaaaaaatcaatattctcaagaaaaaaacagctaagaGTTTGTCAGAAGTTGAGGACTCTGAAGAATACTCTgtgaggggagaagaggaggatgaagaggatgaTGATGACATAAATGAAATTGAGTATTTCTTTCAAGAAGCCACTCCATATGGAATCCTGATGCCTAGTAAAGGAAGTTTCTACCAAATTGGCCAGAGGGTGCTTTGGAAACCACCTAAAAACGCTGTACCAGCTCAATTAATTAGCTGGCCTgctcaagagaaaataaaaactaggaGTGGGCTTGGTGAAAACATCGGTGTAGTTTACAAGCCAAAGGAGAAGGAACAAGATGAAGTTGCATACAGTGACTATGGGTATTATGGAAGAAAGAGGCCTACAGTAAGAAGAGAAGGACTTGAACACCAGCAAACACTGCAAAAATTCTTGGAAG GAAGGTTGTTAAGGGAGAATGTGGGGATGTCACTTGAAGAGTATTGGATTAGAAGTGGTGCTAAACCCAAATTTACCAGCCAAACACGTGGCAGTCTCTCACCCCCAGCCAAGAGCAAAGAACAAG GGTGTCCACCTTTGGTTaaaccaaagaagaaaagaataggCAAGCCACCTTCGAAGCGCAGAGACACAAGATGTGAGATGGAAGAAGTGTGGGAGATGCCCAAAAGCAGCATATGCAAAG ggcatGGAACAAGAAAGTGCCTCCATAAGAGAAGATAA
- the LOC141957159 gene encoding uncharacterized protein LOC141957159 isoform X2, with protein MNTASASESGSYSTNHTRPFFYAQPTAQQPFPNPWYLSHAYSPYCVPAPGFRSGNPYFPFYSVALHEYPGYFVPQHPMHARINRRPYFNAPSPSPVFYYATRFRHYSPSGKKTETKETQTDPRQPENKQKKHQDIHTETKGCDAGGMACVSSGIGTETENTSEKQDLSGSSIVVDREFCNKSPSSSTQYRNLPTRSYAFEKEEVRIEYGNGSPAIQLWKSFKETIPLYDVASGKPVPENIVQHDLFSVSSCEGMIYGPHEGEKMVPGASLDERKALLASKQGVETVQEKEVQNNEVKLDAEKQANTSQWAKSHPGETMAMQITELARSVSVDQPVVRQDGGVAKQSSSKKSTGSKTSQDEPSFIQQAGLLPSSTEVMNDLSFQQKKMNLSHSATHGSQTDKSIWCDESMEKYVPSNSWLAHLDSMDTNYNYDLCLPQGKRQSVLSLSSDDMSSGEECSSTDNVAVSYIVPDYVLQKSTYNFQKSMEGLEKEKIESGGALNEDEVVGREQMNSLSDQDVKNSSTMKIKEASSKGRKLGALPRTSSQKKINILKKKTAKSLSEVEDSEEYSVRGEEEDEEDDDDINEIEYFFQEATPYGILMPSKGSFYQIGQRVLWKPPKNAVPAQLISWPAQEKIKTRSGLGENIGVVYKPKEKEQDEVAYSDYGYYGRKRPTVRREGLEHQQTLQKFLEGCPPLVKPKKKRIGKPPSKRRDTRCEMEEVWEMPKSSICKGHGTRKCLHKRR; from the exons atgaatactgCTTCAGCTTCAGAAAGTGGATCATATTCCACAAACCACACAAGACCCTTTTTTTATGCACAGCCAACAGCACAGCAGCCTTTTCCAAATCCATGGTACCTCAGCCATGCATACAGTCCGTACTGTGTACCTGCGCCAG GCTTCCGAAGTGGAAATccatattttccattttactCTGTTGCGCTCCATGAGTACCCTGGATATTTTGTTCCACAGCATCCAATGCATGCAAGAATTAACAGAAGGCCTTATTTTAATGCTCCCTCACCTTCCCCTGTGTTTTATTATGCAACAAGATTTAGACACTATAGTCCCTCTGGGAAAAAAACggagacaaaagaaacacagaCTGATCCTAGACAgcctgaaaacaagcaaaaaaagcatCAGGATATTCATACAGAAACGAAAGGTTGTGATGCAGGAGGTATGGCCTGTGTTTCTTCTGGTATAGgtacagaaactgaaaatacttCAGAGAAACAAGATTTATCTGGATCTTCCATTGTGGTAGATAGAGAGTTTTGTAACAAGAGCCCTTCCAGCTCTACACAGTATAGAAATCTTCCTACTAGAAGCTATGCCTTTGAGAAGGAAGAAGTGAGGATAGAATACGGAAATGGCTCTCCAGCTATTCAGTTGTGGAAGTCCTTTAAAGAAACTATCCCTTTGTATGATGTGGCAAGTGGGAAACCAGTCCCAGAGAATATAGTGCAGCATGACTTATTTTCTGTTAGTTCATGTGAAGGAATGATATATGGCCCTCATGAAGGGGAGAAAATGGTGCCGGGAGCTTCCTTAGATGAGAGAAAAGCTCTTCTTGCCTCAAAGCAGGGTGTTGAAACTGTTCAAGAAAAAGAGGTCCAAAATAATGAAGTGAAGCTGGATGCAGAAAAGCAGGCAAATACAAGTCAATGGGCAAAATCCCACCCAGGTGAAACCATGGCAATGCAGATCACGGAGCTGGCAAGATCTGTGAGTGTAGATCAACCAGTGGTGCGACAGGATGGGGGAGTAGCTAAGCAATCTAGCTCTAAAAAATCTACAGGCTCAAAAACTTCTCAAGACGAGCCCAGCTTTATTCAGCAAGCAGGACTACTTCCATCTAGTACGGAGGTAATGAACGACTtgagttttcagcagaaaaagatGAATCTAAGCCACAGTGCAACCCATGGAAGCCAAACAGATAAAAGTATTTGGTGTGACGAATCAATGGAGAAGTATGTTCCCTCTAACAGTTGGCTGGCTCATTTGGACAGTATGGACACAAACTACAACTATGACCTTTGTTTGCCACAAGGGAAACGTCAAAGTGTACTCAGTCTTTCTTCTGATGACATGTCCTCTGGAGAAGAATGCTCATCAACTGATAATGTTGCAGTGTCTTATATTGTCCCTGACTATGTGCTTCAGAAAAGCACGTATAATTTCCAAAAAAGTATGGAGGGcttagagaaagagaaaatagaaagtgGTGGGGCCCTTAATGAAGATGAAGTGGTAGGAAGGGAGCAGATGAACAGCTTGAGTGATCAAGATGTCAAAAACTCTTCAACCATGAAGATTAAAGAGGCTTCCAGTAAAGGTAGAAAGCTGGGGGCCCTTCCTAGAACTTctagtcagaaaaaaatcaatattctcaagaaaaaaacagctaagaGTTTGTCAGAAGTTGAGGACTCTGAAGAATACTCTgtgaggggagaagaggaggatgaagaggatgaTGATGACATAAATGAAATTGAGTATTTCTTTCAAGAAGCCACTCCATATGGAATCCTGATGCCTAGTAAAGGAAGTTTCTACCAAATTGGCCAGAGGGTGCTTTGGAAACCACCTAAAAACGCTGTACCAGCTCAATTAATTAGCTGGCCTgctcaagagaaaataaaaactaggaGTGGGCTTGGTGAAAACATCGGTGTAGTTTACAAGCCAAAGGAGAAGGAACAAGATGAAGTTGCATACAGTGACTATGGGTATTATGGAAGAAAGAGGCCTACAGTAAGAAGAGAAGGACTTGAACACCAGCAAACACTGCAAAAATTCTTGGAAG GGTGTCCACCTTTGGTTaaaccaaagaagaaaagaataggCAAGCCACCTTCGAAGCGCAGAGACACAAGATGTGAGATGGAAGAAGTGTGGGAGATGCCCAAAAGCAGCATATGCAAAG ggcatGGAACAAGAAAGTGCCTCCATAAGAGAAGATAA